From a region of the Pseudorasbora parva isolate DD20220531a unplaced genomic scaffold, ASM2467924v1 scaffold_53, whole genome shotgun sequence genome:
- the LOC137067440 gene encoding uncharacterized protein — MCFQYIPTISTPRSTIRRRRQRNTANLRPIPSSTNIPPSFSLGLWNCQSAVNKADFIPAFATHSNLNILALTETWIRPEDSATPAALSNNFSFSHTPRHTGRGGGTGFLIANNWKYSTHTSLCNNISFEYHAITVTAPAKIHLVVIYRPPGQLGTFVEELDVLLSSFPEDGSPLVILGDFNIHLDKPYATDFHSLLSSFDLKLLTTSHTHKSGNQLDLIYIRNCTTENTLVKPLHFSDHYFITFNLHLTTHTLPPPLPVSFRRNLRSLSPSHLSSVVSSSLPSPTQFSSMDVNTATDTLCSTLTSCLDTICPLSSRPARATPSNPWLSDVLREHRTKLWAAERKWRKSNDPSDLN, encoded by the exons aTGTGCTTTCAATACATACCCACTATTTCTACCCCTCGCTCCACTATCAGACGCCGACGGCAGCGCAACACTGCTAATCTGCGTCCTATTCCTTCCTCTACTAATATCCCTCCCTCTTTTTCTCTGGGTCTATGGAATTGTCAGTCAGCTGTAAACAAAGCTGACTTCATTCCAGCCTTCGCCACTCATTCCAATCTGAATATCTTGGCCttgactgagacctggatccgtCCAGAAGACTCAGCAACTCCTGCTGCTCTCTCTAACAATTTCTCCTTCTCACACACCCCTCGCCACACTGGCAGAGGTGGAGGCACAGGTTTCCTTATCGCAAACAATTGGAAATACTCAACCCACACCTCTCTCTGTAATAACATCTCCTTTGAATACCATGCTATTACAGTTACAGCTCCTGCTAAAATCCATCTTGTAGTCATTTACCGCCCTCCAGGTCAATTGGGCACCTTTGTTGAGGAACTAGATGTGCTGCTGTCCtcattccctgaggatggcagccCACTTGTAATCCTTGGTGATTTCAACATCCACCTGGACAAACCGTATGCTACAGATTTTCACTCCCTTCTATCCTCATTCGATCTCAAACTTCTtactacctcacacacacacaaatctggcaaccaactTGACCTCATCTACATACGCAACTGCACTACAGAAAACACTTTGGTCAAACCCTTACACTTCTCTGATCATTACTTCATCACATTTAATCTACATCTCACTACTCATACGCTTCCACCTCCTCTACCAGTTAGTTTCAGACGAAACCTgcgttctctttctccctctcaccTCTCCTCCGTTGTGTCATCCTCTCTTCCGTCACCCACACAATTCTCCTCTATGGATGTCAACACTGCAACAGACACTTTATGTTCCACTTTAACCTCTTGTCTAGATACTATCTGCCCTCTGTCTTCTAGGCCAGCTCGCGCTACTCCCTCTAACCCTTGGTTATCTGATGTTCTTCGTGAACACCGGACCAAACTTTGggcagcagagagaaaatggcgcaaatcaaacgacccatctgacctga actaa